One Clostridium estertheticum DNA segment encodes these proteins:
- a CDS encoding glycine betaine ABC transporter substrate-binding protein, with product MNKKILASALALIMVVSLVGCGSKTKKVVVASKPMTEQYILAEMITALIEANTDIKVEKKLGIGGGTSNIQPAMLKGEIDIYPEYTGTGWLFVLKKDLIRDPVKLYEEVKKEYSSKYGIKWLGLYGFNDTYALAIKKSVADKLNINTYSDLASKSDSLKLGSEPDFYEREDGYKGLAMEYGFKFKEKREIDIGLKYEAINSDNVDVINAFSTDALLKKYDLKVIVDDKNFFPSYFATTLIREETLKKYPELESVLNVLQGRISDEEMTKMNYLVEGEKKDPKNVAVEFLKGKGLLK from the coding sequence ATGAATAAAAAAATACTTGCAAGTGCTTTAGCTTTGATTATGGTTGTATCATTAGTCGGGTGTGGAAGCAAAACAAAAAAAGTTGTGGTGGCATCAAAACCAATGACAGAGCAATATATATTAGCAGAAATGATAACGGCTTTAATTGAAGCTAATACGGATATAAAGGTGGAAAAGAAATTAGGCATAGGCGGAGGAACTTCAAATATTCAACCAGCAATGCTTAAGGGTGAAATAGATATATATCCAGAATATACAGGTACAGGTTGGCTTTTTGTACTTAAAAAAGATTTAATTAGGGACCCTGTTAAATTATATGAAGAAGTGAAAAAAGAGTACTCATCTAAATATGGTATAAAATGGCTTGGGTTATATGGGTTTAATGACACCTATGCTCTTGCAATCAAAAAATCTGTTGCGGATAAGTTAAACATAAATACTTATTCTGATTTAGCTAGTAAGAGTGATAGCTTAAAACTTGGTTCAGAGCCTGATTTCTACGAGAGAGAAGATGGATATAAAGGTCTTGCAATGGAATATGGTTTTAAATTTAAAGAGAAGAGAGAAATTGACATAGGACTTAAATATGAAGCAATAAATTCTGACAATGTAGATGTAATAAACGCTTTTTCAACAGATGCACTCCTAAAAAAATATGATTTAAAAGTTATTGTGGATGATAAGAATTTCTTTCCTTCATATTTTGCTACAACTTTAATAAGAGAAGAGACACTTAAAAAATATCCAGAACTTGAATCTGTACTTAATGTGCTCCAAGGAAGAATAAGTGATGAAGAAATGACTAAGATGAATTATTTAGTGGAAGGTGAAAAGAAAGATCCCAAAAATGTAGCAGTGGAATTTTTAAAGGGTAAAGGATTATTAAAATAG
- a CDS encoding ABC transporter ATP-binding protein produces the protein MELIKFENVSKCYENGVKIIDDLNFTIHSEEFITLIGKSGCGKTTMLKLINGLIKPDSGNIFISGKEINQWDIIELRRSIGYVIQQIGLFPHMSIEDNIGYVLNIKKVPREERVKKAKELIELVGLSSEYLKKYPRELSGGQNQRVGVARALASNPDIILMDEPFGAVDDITRRVLQEEMLKLNERVKKTVVFVTHDIDEAFRLGSRIVLFDNGKIVQQGSRKEMIFNPSNKFVEDFFGTKNFTAYLNVTLVRDVMIPGFEEKSSPRVKENSSLMEGIKILFNYGLDHISVEDKTGKIVGMFSLKYIKDRI, from the coding sequence ATGGAACTTATTAAATTTGAAAATGTATCAAAATGTTATGAAAATGGAGTAAAAATAATAGATGATTTGAATTTTACTATACATAGTGAGGAGTTTATTACCTTAATTGGTAAATCTGGCTGTGGGAAAACTACTATGCTTAAACTTATAAATGGCTTAATTAAGCCAGATTCAGGGAATATATTTATAAGTGGTAAAGAGATAAATCAGTGGGATATTATTGAACTACGACGAAGTATAGGGTATGTAATTCAACAGATAGGTCTATTTCCTCATATGAGTATAGAGGATAATATAGGTTATGTGTTAAATATTAAAAAGGTACCAAGAGAAGAGAGAGTGAAGAAAGCTAAAGAATTAATAGAGCTTGTTGGTCTTAGCTCAGAATATTTAAAAAAATATCCTAGAGAATTAAGTGGTGGTCAAAATCAGAGAGTTGGAGTTGCAAGAGCCCTAGCATCAAATCCGGATATAATTCTTATGGATGAACCCTTTGGAGCAGTGGATGATATAACAAGAAGAGTGCTTCAAGAAGAGATGCTAAAACTTAACGAGAGGGTAAAGAAAACTGTTGTATTTGTTACTCATGATATAGATGAGGCCTTTAGACTCGGAAGTAGAATAGTACTTTTTGATAATGGAAAAATAGTTCAACAAGGAAGTAGAAAAGAAATGATATTTAATCCGAGTAATAAGTTTGTAGAGGATTTTTTTGGTACTAAAAATTTTACTGCCTATTTGAATGTAACCCTTGTTCGGGACGTTATGATTCCCGGCTTTGAAGAAAAGAGCAGTCCTAGGGTTAAAGAGAACTCTTCACTTATGGAAGGAATTAAAATATTATTTAATTATGGATTAGACCACATATCAGTGGAAGATAAAACAGGGAAAATTGTTGGAATGTTTTCACTAAAGTATATAAAAGATAGGATTTAA
- a CDS encoding acylphosphatase, which translates to MDKKRSFIVVEGIVQGVGFRPFVYNLAKDFGLKGWVNNNSQGV; encoded by the coding sequence ATGGATAAAAAGAGAAGTTTTATTGTGGTTGAAGGAATAGTTCAGGGTGTAGGCTTCCGTCCATTTGTATATAATCTAGCAAAAGATTTTGGGTTAAAAGGTTGGGTGAATAATAACTCTCAGGGAGTCTGA
- a CDS encoding RyR domain-containing protein, with protein sequence MRKNESLAIAIYENNRNMNGSFIIPWQDLSEELKNSNRDQAKNIPNVLLKINYDIVSVKEKPAFIEFTIKELGVLAEKEHMRWYHHRKKVGFKYGEVEDNKKKINHALVPWDKLTEEKKNKVYQMIKIWPEILAKSNFKIEPLKVLCHCESKLY encoded by the coding sequence ATGCGAAAAAATGAAAGTCTTGCAATAGCTATTTATGAAAATAACAGAAATATGAATGGCAGTTTTATAATACCATGGCAGGATCTCAGTGAAGAGCTTAAAAATTCCAACCGTGATCAAGCTAAAAATATTCCTAATGTCTTACTTAAAATTAATTATGATATTGTTTCTGTTAAAGAAAAACCAGCATTTATAGAATTTACAATTAAAGAATTGGGTGTCTTAGCTGAAAAGGAGCATATGCGTTGGTATCATCATAGAAAAAAGGTTGGCTTCAAGTATGGTGAAGTAGAAGATAATAAGAAAAAAATTAATCATGCGCTTGTACCTTGGGACAAGCTGACAGAAGAGAAGAAAAACAAGGTATACCAAATGATTAAGATTTGGCCAGAAATATTGGCAAAATCAAATTTTAAGATAGAACCACTAAAGGTTTTATGTCATTGTGAGTCAAAACTTTACTAA
- a CDS encoding transposase family protein, whose amino-acid sequence MPKLAEQGVYIASESTIHRIIKEEKQNTYRSKAKAPVKRVPPTHIATAQNQVWTWDITWLDGSVKGLYFKLYLILDMFNRMIVGYEVWETENAEYGKILVKRALLAQKISGMPSYTSL is encoded by the coding sequence GTGCCAAAACTGGCTGAACAGGGGGTTTATATTGCTTCAGAATCTACGATTCACAGAATAATTAAAGAAGAAAAACAAAACACTTATAGGTCTAAAGCGAAGGCACCTGTGAAAAGAGTGCCTCCTACCCACATAGCAACCGCACAAAACCAAGTTTGGACGTGGGACATAACGTGGCTTGATGGCTCTGTGAAAGGTCTATACTTTAAGTTATATCTAATACTAGATATGTTCAACCGTATGATTGTGGGTTATGAAGTTTGGGAAACAGAGAATGCAGAATATGGTAAGATCCTTGTTAAACGTGCTCTACTTGCGCAGAAAATATCTGGTATGCCCTCTTATACTTCGCTCTGA
- the fdhD gene encoding formate dehydrogenase accessory sulfurtransferase FdhD, which yields MNITKEVNIKKINKELQEDTLDIIIEEVSLEIFVNHEFYATLMCTPIEVKELAVGFLFSEGVITSTGSIESIEEKYENRVCIILDHEITVDPSSARAITSGCGKGSIHVISLEECSINFIESNCKYAIVNILELMGEFNSKSELFKQTGGVHSCCICSYNNILLFSEDIGRHNALDKVLGKALLSNMDLKDKLIMTTGRISSDIVVKVSKAGIPIIVSHSAPTSLALSIAKAANITIIGFARGSRMNIYCKKYRIF from the coding sequence ATGAACATAACAAAAGAAGTAAATATTAAAAAGATAAATAAGGAGCTTCAAGAGGATACCTTGGATATTATAATAGAAGAAGTATCCTTAGAGATATTTGTGAATCATGAATTTTATGCAACCCTTATGTGCACCCCCATTGAAGTAAAGGAATTAGCTGTAGGATTTCTTTTTTCGGAAGGAGTAATTACATCTACGGGTTCCATTGAAAGTATAGAAGAAAAGTATGAAAATAGGGTATGTATCATTTTAGATCATGAAATAACCGTAGATCCGAGTAGTGCGCGCGCTATAACCTCAGGCTGCGGTAAGGGTAGTATCCATGTGATTTCCCTTGAGGAGTGTAGTATTAATTTTATAGAGAGCAATTGCAAATATGCTATTGTAAATATCTTAGAATTAATGGGTGAATTCAACAGTAAATCAGAGCTTTTCAAACAAACTGGAGGTGTCCATAGTTGTTGCATTTGTAGTTATAACAATATACTTCTTTTTTCGGAGGATATTGGACGACATAATGCCCTAGATAAGGTGTTAGGAAAAGCTCTCTTAAGTAATATGGACCTTAAAGATAAGCTTATAATGACCACAGGTAGGATTTCTTCAGATATAGTTGTTAAAGTATCAAAAGCAGGTATACCAATTATAGTTTCTCATTCGGCACCAACATCTTTAGCACTAAGTATTGCTAAAGCTGCAAATATAACCATAATAGGTTTTGCACGAGGTAGCAGGATGAATATTTATTGCAAAAAATATAGAATATTTTAA
- a CDS encoding molybdenum cofactor guanylyltransferase has translation MKDFGSAIILCGGKSSRMGFDKCTIKVNNKYLIDIIAEELTQIFESIILVSNDLEKFRDTKYMVVQDIIANSGPIGAIYTALKGATSKYVFITACDMPIINLNYIKYMMELIKSENVDGVVSYNSKYIEPLYAFYSIDMIDTFERELKKNNFKLLDVIKSSRMYYIEENKWREYCSGMDVFTNLNYESDLTALKNIFMEDSELK, from the coding sequence TTGAAAGACTTTGGCTCTGCAATTATTTTATGTGGTGGAAAAAGTAGTAGAATGGGCTTTGATAAGTGCACAATTAAAGTTAATAATAAGTATTTAATAGATATCATTGCCGAGGAACTTACGCAGATTTTTGAAAGTATAATTTTAGTATCAAATGACCTAGAAAAGTTTAGAGATACTAAATATATGGTGGTACAAGATATAATAGCAAATTCAGGCCCTATAGGAGCTATTTATACAGCACTAAAAGGGGCTACTTCTAAATATGTTTTTATCACTGCTTGTGATATGCCCATAATAAATTTAAATTATATAAAATATATGATGGAACTTATAAAAAGCGAAAATGTAGATGGAGTTGTATCTTATAATTCTAAATATATAGAACCACTTTACGCTTTTTATTCTATAGACATGATCGATACCTTTGAACGAGAGCTAAAGAAAAATAACTTTAAGCTTCTTGATGTAATTAAAAGCAGTAGAATGTATTATATAGAAGAAAATAAATGGAGAGAATATTGTAGTGGTATGGATGTTTTCACTAATTTGAATTATGAATCTGATCTTACAGCATTAAAAAATATATTTATGGAGGACTCAGAACTAAAATGA
- a CDS encoding 4Fe-4S dicluster domain-containing protein, which yields MYILKVCDLTELLDTWSKASFEVYAPVKNEGQVMLLPYASNELCLDYINFPFPVKEFLFKQKEELFHWTKKNGLINVQPSEICPKESILFGIRSCDAYGLAYMDKFFLEGYVDEIYQKNREATTIVAVNCLEIGQDCFCNSMSTGPFASVGYDILFTPLEDKYLVEVATAKGDELIRLGGKLFTATDNTLLNEKNVIVDGLIDKFKTVIKVNNIAQVLEDNFNHPLWDTLSKECVLCTGCTNLCPTCTCFNVVEENKSCDSGCRVRCYDSCQSDSFTRNAGEHNPRNHISRVRYRLYDKFKYIEEKFDMKGCSGCGRCINVCPASINVVNVINKLGEVSNTKDASNTVQAPIQINHHPINIINGDHIENCESSYTPQVAIITDIIQETKNIKRFFLQYEDKSLHDNFIFSGQFFEITVFGVGEIAVSIPFSPSQKYIFDFCIKKAGTVTNAMHEMVIGDRLALRGPFGKGFPYEELKGRDIIIIGSGVGIAPVRTTITRILENIGEFGSIVIVGSAMSYEGLIYKDDLIAWSNIPGVKVLYALSSPTDIVNAHVGYINDLLPDLGLDFENTSAIICASPRRIKALAKDLIKLGMKGTDIYTSLETHMRCGIGKCGHCKVGNKYMCIDGPVFNYEEMLTLPPEF from the coding sequence TTGTATATTCTTAAAGTGTGTGATCTAACAGAACTTCTAGATACTTGGTCTAAGGCATCATTTGAAGTTTATGCACCAGTGAAAAATGAAGGGCAGGTTATGCTCCTTCCTTATGCTAGTAATGAATTGTGCCTAGACTATATTAACTTTCCCTTTCCTGTAAAGGAATTTCTTTTTAAGCAAAAGGAGGAGCTTTTCCACTGGACTAAAAAGAATGGGTTAATAAATGTTCAACCTTCTGAAATTTGCCCAAAAGAAAGTATACTTTTTGGAATTAGATCCTGTGATGCATACGGTCTCGCATATATGGATAAATTTTTTCTAGAGGGTTACGTTGATGAAATATACCAGAAAAATAGAGAAGCAACCACTATTGTTGCAGTAAACTGCCTAGAGATAGGGCAAGATTGCTTTTGCAATTCAATGAGTACTGGCCCCTTTGCTAGTGTAGGATATGATATTCTTTTTACTCCCCTAGAAGATAAATATTTAGTAGAAGTAGCAACTGCAAAAGGGGATGAGCTAATTCGCCTTGGAGGTAAATTATTTACTGCAACTGATAATACTTTATTAAACGAGAAAAACGTAATTGTAGATGGTCTTATAGATAAATTCAAAACGGTAATTAAAGTAAATAATATTGCCCAGGTTCTGGAAGATAATTTTAACCATCCACTATGGGACACACTTTCAAAAGAATGTGTTTTATGTACTGGCTGTACAAATCTTTGCCCTACCTGCACTTGCTTCAACGTGGTAGAAGAAAATAAGAGTTGTGACAGTGGCTGTAGAGTTAGGTGCTATGATTCCTGTCAAAGTGATTCCTTTACTAGAAATGCAGGAGAACATAATCCAAGAAACCATATCTCAAGGGTTAGATATAGATTATATGATAAATTTAAATATATTGAAGAAAAATTTGATATGAAGGGCTGCAGTGGGTGCGGAAGATGTATAAATGTTTGTCCGGCTTCAATTAATGTGGTTAATGTAATCAATAAATTAGGTGAAGTGAGTAACACAAAAGATGCCAGTAACACAGTCCAAGCACCTATTCAAATAAATCACCACCCTATAAATATTATTAATGGTGACCATATTGAGAATTGTGAGAGTAGTTATACTCCTCAAGTTGCTATAATTACAGATATTATTCAGGAAACAAAGAATATCAAGAGATTTTTCCTTCAATATGAAGATAAATCACTTCATGACAATTTTATATTTTCCGGGCAATTTTTCGAAATAACCGTATTTGGTGTGGGAGAAATAGCTGTATCCATTCCTTTTTCACCGAGTCAAAAGTATATTTTTGATTTTTGTATAAAAAAGGCTGGTACGGTAACTAATGCTATGCATGAAATGGTTATTGGGGATAGATTAGCATTAAGAGGACCTTTCGGCAAAGGATTTCCTTATGAAGAACTTAAGGGTAGAGATATTATTATTATTGGAAGTGGTGTTGGTATTGCACCAGTAAGAACCACCATAACTAGAATCCTTGAAAACATTGGGGAGTTTGGCAGTATTGTTATTGTAGGTAGTGCAATGTCCTACGAGGGCCTAATATACAAGGATGATTTAATAGCATGGAGTAATATACCTGGTGTAAAGGTTTTGTATGCCCTTAGTAGTCCCACAGATATTGTTAATGCCCATGTGGGTTATATAAATGATTTGTTACCTGATTTAGGACTAGACTTTGAAAATACTTCGGCAATTATCTGTGCTTCTCCAAGGCGTATAAAGGCCCTTGCAAAAGATTTAATAAAACTTGGAATGAAGGGCACTGATATATATACCTCTCTAGAAACGCATATGCGCTGTGGTATAGGTAAATGTGGACATTGCAAGGTAGGAAATAAATACATGTGCATAGATGGACCAGTATTTAATTATGAAGAAATGCTGACATTGCCGCCAGAATTTTAG
- the fdhF gene encoding formate dehydrogenase subunit alpha, giving the protein MKKILTTCGYCGCGCNYYLNVEDNEIVGVTPKNNDIVSKGKLCVKGWQGYSFVNHNDRLKAPLIKNKDGNFEEVTWEAAFEFISKSFKSIIKKNGSEAIGILSSARCTNEENYLMVKLARSVLHTNNVDHCARLUHSPTVASLAIAFGSGAMTNSIDELENAEVIFVIGSNTTQQHPLIGMRIVNAVKNNGAKLIVADPRRIPIADNAAIYAPIAPGTNLAFINGLLNVIVSENLMNSDFIENRTEGYAEFKASIQKYTPELVSVITGIPEDTIREIARLYAKAKTASIVYAMGITQHISGTKNVAALANLALLTGQIGRESTGVNPLRGQNNVQGACDMGALPDVLPGYQSLKDDIVKKKFSKVFGEGYASEVGMTLGEMMDGAFNGSVKSLFIMAENPMLSDPNHNHVKEALEHLELLVVQDIFMTETAKLAHVILPGSSFIEKDGTFTNTERRVQRVRKAIEPVTNSKADWQIICDLISSLGSCADYSSPLEIMEEIRTLVPSYGGITYERLDNDGLQWPCTDINHPGTKFLHKEKFAGGLGKFSVNEYTESSEIATSEYPFILTTGRINHHYHTGTMTRRSWALDREFPHGFMEINPRDAEKLGLKERSKVKVTSKTGEVITEVHITDKINLGVVFMTFHFGEELVNKLIGRNLDPVVQIPEFKVCAVKIEGVK; this is encoded by the coding sequence ATGAAGAAAATACTTACTACCTGTGGTTATTGTGGATGTGGATGTAATTATTACTTAAATGTTGAAGACAATGAAATAGTAGGAGTTACTCCTAAAAATAATGATATTGTTAGCAAAGGAAAACTATGCGTTAAAGGTTGGCAAGGATATAGTTTTGTTAATCATAATGATAGGCTAAAGGCGCCTTTAATTAAAAATAAAGATGGAAACTTTGAAGAAGTTACTTGGGAAGCTGCATTTGAGTTTATAAGTAAATCATTTAAAAGCATTATTAAAAAGAATGGCTCAGAAGCTATTGGGATACTATCCTCTGCCAGGTGTACTAATGAGGAAAATTATCTTATGGTAAAACTAGCAAGGTCAGTACTCCATACAAACAATGTAGATCACTGTGCTCGCCTCTGACATAGCCCTACCGTGGCTAGTTTAGCCATAGCATTTGGAAGTGGAGCCATGACTAACTCAATTGATGAGCTAGAGAATGCAGAGGTTATCTTTGTTATTGGGTCTAATACCACCCAGCAACATCCTCTAATAGGTATGAGAATAGTAAACGCTGTTAAAAATAATGGAGCAAAATTAATTGTAGCAGATCCAAGGAGGATACCAATAGCTGATAATGCAGCTATTTATGCTCCTATTGCCCCTGGAACTAATTTAGCGTTTATAAATGGATTATTAAATGTAATTGTAAGTGAAAATCTAATGAACAGTGATTTTATAGAAAATAGGACCGAAGGTTACGCCGAATTTAAAGCTTCCATCCAAAAATATACACCAGAGTTAGTTTCAGTTATTACTGGGATACCAGAAGATACTATAAGGGAAATAGCAAGACTATATGCCAAGGCAAAAACAGCCTCAATTGTATACGCTATGGGCATAACCCAGCATATTAGCGGCACAAAAAACGTAGCAGCCCTTGCAAATCTGGCACTATTAACAGGTCAAATAGGACGAGAATCCACAGGCGTAAATCCGCTTAGAGGACAAAACAATGTCCAAGGCGCCTGTGATATGGGAGCACTACCTGATGTACTTCCTGGATATCAGAGCTTAAAAGACGATATTGTAAAGAAGAAGTTTTCCAAAGTTTTTGGGGAAGGATATGCAAGTGAAGTTGGGATGACCTTAGGGGAAATGATGGATGGTGCCTTTAACGGTAGTGTTAAATCACTTTTTATCATGGCTGAAAATCCAATGCTTTCAGACCCAAATCACAATCATGTAAAAGAGGCCTTGGAGCATTTAGAGCTTCTTGTGGTGCAGGACATTTTCATGACAGAAACTGCAAAGCTTGCTCATGTAATATTACCAGGATCTAGTTTTATTGAAAAAGATGGAACCTTTACAAATACAGAAAGAAGAGTTCAAAGGGTAAGAAAAGCTATAGAACCTGTTACAAATAGTAAAGCAGATTGGCAGATAATATGTGATCTAATAAGCTCCCTGGGTTCCTGCGCAGATTATTCTTCCCCCTTGGAAATAATGGAAGAGATAAGAACATTAGTCCCTAGTTACGGAGGAATAACTTATGAAAGACTAGATAATGATGGCCTTCAATGGCCTTGTACGGATATTAACCATCCTGGAACAAAATTCTTGCACAAGGAAAAATTCGCTGGCGGTCTTGGGAAGTTTAGTGTAAATGAATATACTGAGTCCAGTGAAATAGCTACTAGCGAATACCCATTTATTTTAACAACGGGACGAATAAATCATCACTATCATACTGGTACTATGACTAGAAGATCTTGGGCACTAGACAGAGAGTTTCCTCATGGTTTTATGGAGATTAATCCAAGGGATGCTGAAAAATTGGGATTAAAAGAGCGCAGCAAGGTAAAGGTAACCTCTAAAACAGGAGAGGTAATAACTGAGGTTCATATCACAGACAAAATAAATTTAGGAGTTGTATTTATGACTTTTCACTTTGGTGAAGAATTAGTAAATAAGCTTATTGGTAGAAATTTAGATCCCGTAGTTCAAATACCAGAATTTAAAGTTTGTGCTGTAAAAATCGAAGGGGTGAAATAA
- a CDS encoding MarR family winged helix-turn-helix transcriptional regulator, with the protein MQDDIMHLIKLNNKIFRTTQVYLDRVLKEYELSSGSYPYLLILREHEGISQSRISSELGYDKAMSARTITKLIKLGYLDRKEDEADSRAYKLYLTEKAKVIIPKVLGEIHKLVHLITVDLNDEAKVITIDSLNVILNNIKKIKL; encoded by the coding sequence TTGCAGGATGACATAATGCATTTAATCAAACTCAATAATAAGATTTTTAGAACAACCCAAGTCTATTTGGATAGGGTGTTAAAAGAGTATGAATTAAGCAGCGGTTCTTACCCATATTTACTTATATTAAGGGAACATGAAGGTATTAGTCAAAGTAGAATAAGTAGTGAATTAGGTTATGATAAGGCTATGTCAGCTAGGACCATAACAAAACTTATAAAGCTGGGATACTTAGATAGGAAAGAAGATGAGGCTGACTCTAGAGCCTATAAGTTATATTTAACAGAGAAAGCTAAGGTTATAATTCCAAAAGTTCTAGGCGAAATTCATAAATTGGTCCATTTAATAACAGTGGATTTAAATGATGAAGCGAAGGTTATTACTATAGATTCCTTGAATGTGATTCTAAACAATATAAAGAAAATCAAACTATAA
- a CDS encoding MFS transporter, with protein MDLKNNNSSNKNRWVILFIVVMVTFMATLDSSIVNVALPVMAKSLNVTSASIQLVVTSYLIIISATILVFGRLGDILGKTKVFKFGIALFTIGSLLCGITSSLPILVLARVIQAIGSAGTMANSQGIITEVFPANERGKALGITGTFVALGSLVGPPLGGFIVDASSWEYIFLINVPIGIITLFYSFKILPKGHKLAKGKLDGVGALLFMFAIVPLFVALGKGQVVGFTEPIILLGFLIATISFIAFIKVEKMRENPLLQLQIFQNKLFSLSIFCGFISFVAIFCSIIIQPFYLQDVLNFSPASTGLILMIFPLVLSVVSPISGHLSDKIGSEILTFIGLVVTSLGLLLMSTLNEQSSIISMVFFIGVMSIGNGLFQSPNNSLIMSTVPKDKLGIAGSVNALVRNLGMVCGIALSTTLLYNRMSYKIGHRVTDYVIGRNDAFIYGMRTVYITAAVICMIGAILTFLRLYRSKTK; from the coding sequence ATGGATTTGAAAAATAATAATAGTAGTAATAAAAATAGATGGGTAATTTTATTTATAGTAGTAATGGTAACTTTTATGGCTACCCTGGATAGTAGTATTGTAAATGTAGCGCTACCTGTCATGGCTAAATCCTTAAATGTAACATCAGCAAGTATTCAATTGGTGGTAACAAGTTATTTAATTATAATATCAGCAACTATATTAGTTTTTGGAAGATTGGGAGATATACTTGGTAAAACAAAGGTATTTAAGTTTGGAATAGCGTTATTTACAATAGGTTCTTTACTTTGTGGAATAACAAGTTCACTTCCGATTTTAGTATTAGCTAGAGTAATACAGGCGATAGGATCCGCAGGTACTATGGCCAATAGCCAAGGGATTATTACTGAAGTATTTCCAGCAAATGAAAGAGGAAAAGCACTCGGAATCACTGGAACCTTCGTGGCACTTGGATCATTGGTAGGTCCACCACTGGGAGGATTTATAGTAGATGCCTCTAGTTGGGAATATATATTTTTAATAAATGTACCAATAGGTATAATAACACTTTTCTATAGTTTTAAGATACTTCCTAAAGGGCACAAATTAGCAAAGGGAAAATTGGATGGGGTTGGAGCGTTATTATTTATGTTTGCTATAGTTCCTCTATTTGTAGCCCTAGGAAAGGGGCAAGTAGTTGGATTTACTGAGCCAATAATTTTGTTGGGATTTTTAATAGCAACTATTTCTTTCATAGCATTTATTAAAGTGGAAAAGATGCGTGAAAATCCATTATTACAATTACAGATTTTTCAAAATAAATTATTTTCCCTAAGTATCTTTTGTGGATTTATATCATTTGTAGCCATCTTTTGTTCAATTATTATTCAACCTTTTTATCTTCAGGATGTGCTTAACTTTTCACCCGCATCCACGGGACTAATACTTATGATTTTCCCATTAGTTTTGTCAGTAGTGTCACCGATTAGTGGTCATTTGTCAGATAAAATAGGGTCTGAAATTCTGACTTTTATAGGGCTTGTGGTTACAAGTTTGGGCTTACTATTAATGTCAACTTTAAATGAGCAGTCTTCAATAATTAGCATGGTGTTTTTTATAGGAGTTATGTCTATAGGGAATGGATTATTTCAATCGCCTAATAATTCCTTGATAATGTCCACAGTACCAAAAGATAAGCTAGGTATTGCAGGAAGTGTAAACGCACTTGTGAGAAATTTAGGTATGGTGTGCGGAATAGCTTTATCTACTACACTTTTGTATAATCGGATGAGTTACAAAATTGGTCATCGTGTAACTGATTATGTGATCGGGCGGAATGATGCCTTCATTTATGGTATGAGAACTGTATATATAACCGCCGCTGTTATTTGTATGATTGGAGCGATTTTAACCTTTTTAAGATTATATAGAAGTAAAACTAAATAA